One genomic segment of Prochlorococcus marinus str. MIT 0919 includes these proteins:
- a CDS encoding ArnT family glycosyltransferase has translation MTLIKKRLSLKNNIPLIVGLILRLININSPILGIHSWRQADTAAIARNFYIHSTPIWLPQIDWIGSSNGYVESEFPIFPYLVSILYKLLGVNEWIGRSLSVVFSLITIVLLIKIGTHLFGEKEGWWAGLIFAILPISVYYGRTFQAESLMLCLSALSIERLIFTFKYYSNINLIISCLAFTLACLIKVIPMIWLGLPIFTILLFYKPRKFSGKRITYHISNTRRLSISILYFLFALTALFFWYSHAYSLGQDSGLTFGFWDSDRSNVKMLFEINIWLNMLVRVMIRIFALVLFPILLIGLKNTYKGVEGKILISGIVGVFVTTIMAIKSSSVHEYYQLPLLIFCCPLIGKGITDIKNSNIVRTCIALTTAISLIILSIDYYLIESKQNDIWMPLALDIRERVNKDELIVSVTNSDPTLLNLARRQGWLTSSRNVTLSNLNNWYNEGARFLVGSLNWNESYSKTKDNENKKLFKDLICKKDIPEFCPKPPHFTYLIPLEKLINK, from the coding sequence ATGACTCTAATTAAGAAAAGGCTATCATTAAAAAATAATATACCTTTAATTGTAGGTTTAATTCTAAGACTAATAAATATCAATTCCCCTATTTTGGGGATTCATAGCTGGCGGCAAGCAGATACGGCTGCTATAGCAAGAAATTTTTATATTCATAGCACACCTATATGGTTGCCTCAAATAGATTGGATAGGCTCTAGTAATGGTTATGTTGAGTCAGAGTTTCCTATATTTCCATACTTGGTATCCATACTCTACAAATTACTTGGAGTAAATGAATGGATAGGAAGGTCTTTATCAGTAGTATTTAGTCTGATTACAATAGTTTTATTAATAAAGATAGGGACACATTTATTTGGAGAGAAAGAAGGCTGGTGGGCTGGCTTAATATTCGCAATACTGCCCATAAGTGTTTATTATGGTAGGACATTTCAAGCTGAGTCATTAATGCTATGCCTCTCGGCCTTAAGCATAGAAAGACTAATATTTACATTTAAATACTATTCAAATATTAATCTCATAATTAGTTGTCTTGCTTTCACATTAGCCTGTCTAATAAAAGTAATTCCAATGATATGGTTGGGTTTACCAATATTCACAATTTTATTATTCTATAAGCCTAGAAAATTCTCTGGTAAAAGAATAACTTATCATATTAGTAATACGCGTAGATTATCTATATCTATTTTATACTTTCTATTTGCGTTAACTGCATTATTTTTTTGGTACTCACATGCTTATTCATTAGGGCAAGATAGTGGATTAACATTTGGCTTTTGGGATTCTGATAGAAGCAATGTAAAAATGTTATTCGAAATAAATATATGGTTGAATATGCTTGTTAGAGTTATGATAAGAATTTTCGCTCTTGTATTATTTCCTATCTTATTAATTGGCTTGAAAAATACATATAAAGGTGTTGAAGGCAAAATACTAATCTCTGGAATTGTGGGTGTTTTTGTTACTACAATAATGGCAATTAAATCAAGTAGTGTTCATGAATATTACCAACTACCCTTATTAATATTTTGTTGCCCTTTAATAGGTAAAGGCATCACAGATATAAAGAATTCAAATATAGTTAGAACTTGCATTGCTCTCACTACTGCAATAAGTCTAATCATTCTTTCAATTGACTACTATTTAATAGAAAGTAAGCAGAATGATATTTGGATGCCTCTAGCTTTAGACATAAGAGAACGTGTCAATAAAGATGAACTAATAGTAAGTGTTACAAATAGTGATCCGACTTTACTTAATTTAGCCCGACGTCAAGGATGGTTAACATCCTCTAGGAATGTGACTCTATCCAATCTTAATAATTGGTATAATGAAGGTGCAAGATTTTTGGTAGGAAGTCTGAACTGGAATGAAAGTTATTCAAAAACAAAGGACAATGAAAATAAAAAATTATTCAAAGATTTAATTTGCAAGAAAGATATTCCTGAATTCTGTCCTAAACCTCCGCATTTTACTTATCTTATTCCCTTGGAGAAACTTATTAACAAATAG